In Callospermophilus lateralis isolate mCalLat2 chromosome 10, mCalLat2.hap1, whole genome shotgun sequence, a single genomic region encodes these proteins:
- the LOC143408937 gene encoding uncharacterized protein LOC143408937 isoform X3 — MATSTMSVCSSSCPESSWQVDDCPESCCEPPCCAPSCCQPSCCAPAPCLSLLCTPVSCVSRPCCQSVCTSSCTPSCCQQSSCQSDCCSCSPCQPSCCVSLCCKPVCCKPVCCKPPVCCKPVCCVPVCSGASSSCCQQSSCQSDCCSSSRCQPSCCVPVCCKSVCCYRPSSCVSLLCRPVCRPACCVPVSSCCASSCQPSCCRPASCMSLLCRPACSRPACCGVSLGQRSCC; from the exons ATGGCCACCTCCACCATGTCCGTCTGCTCCAGCTCTTGCCCAGAGTCCTCCTGGCAGGTGGACGACTGTCCAGAGAGCTGCTGCGAGCCCCCCTGCTGCGCCCCCAGCTGCTGCCAGCCCAGCTGCTGTGCCCCAGCCCCCTGTCTGTCCCTCCTCTGCACCCCAGTGAGCTGTGTGTCCAGACCCTGCTGCCAATCAGTCTGCACCAGCTCCTGCACCCCCTCCTGCTGCCAGCAGTCTAGCTGCCAGTCTGATTGCTGCAGCTGCTCCCCCTGCCAGCCGTCCTGCTGTGTGTCCCTCTGCTGCAAGCCCGTCTGCTGCAAGCCTGTGTGCTGCAAGCCT CCCGTCTGCTGCAAGCCCGTGTGCTGTGTGCCCGTCTGCTCTGGagcctcctcctcctgctgccaGCAGTCTAGCTGCCAGTCTGACTGCTGCAGCTCCTCCCGCTGCCAGCCATCCTGCTGCGTGCCCGTCTGCTGCAAGTCCGTCTGCTGCTACAGACCCTCCTCCTGCGTGTCCCTGCTCTGCCGCCCCGTGTGCAGGCCCGCCTGCTGCGTGCCCGTCTCCTCCTGCTGTGCCTCCTCCTGCCAGCCCAGCTGCTGCCGCCCGGCCTCCTGCATGTCCCTGCTCTGCCGCCCCGCCTGCTCCCGCCCGGCCTGCTGTGGTGTCTCCTTGGGCCAGAGGTCCTGCTGCTGA
- the LOC143408287 gene encoding uncharacterized protein LOC143408287 produces the protein MSLCSSDLSYGSRVCQPGSCDSCPDSSWQVDDCPESCCEPPCCAPSCCQPSCCAPAPCLTLLCTPVSCVSRPCCQSVCTSSCTPSCCQQSSCQSDCCSCSPCQPSCCVSLCCKPVCCKPVCCKPVCCVPICSEASSCCQQSSCEPSCCSSSPCQQSCCEPSCCSSSPCQPSCCVSLCCKPICCKPVCCVPVCSGASSSCCQQSSCQSDCCSSSPCQPSCCVPVCCKPVCCYRPSSCVSLLCRPVCRPACCVPVSSCCASSCQPSCCRPASCVSLLCRPTCSRPACCGVSLGQRSCC, from the coding sequence ATGTCCCTCTGCTCCAGTGACCTGAGCTATGGCAGCCGCGTCTGCCAGCCCGGCTCCTGCGATTCCTGCCCCGACTCCTCCTGGCAGGTGGACGACTGCCCAGAGAGCTGCTGCGAGCCCCCCTGCTGCGCCCCCAGCTGCTGCCAGCCCAGCTGCTGCGCCCCAGCCCCCTGCCTGACCCTCCTCTGCACCCCAGTGAGCTGTGTGTCCAGACCCTGCTGCCAATCAGTCTGCACCAGCTCCTGCACCCCCTCCTGCTGCCAGCAGTCTAGCTGCCAGTCTGATTGCTGCAGCTGCTCCCCCTGCCAGCCGTCCTGCTGTGTGTCCCTCTGCTGCAAGCCAGTCTGCTGCAAGCCTGTGTGCTGCAAGCCTGTGTGCTGTGTGCCCATCTGCTCTGAGGCTTCCTCCTGCTGCCAGCAGTCTAGCTGTGAGCCCTCTTGCTGCTCCTCTTCCCCCTGCCAGCAGTCCTGCTGTGAGCCCTCTTGCTGctcttcctccccctgccagccgtCCTGCTGTGTGTCCCTCTGCTGCAAGCCCATCTGCTGCAAGCCCGTGTGCTGTGTGCCCGTCTGCTCTGGagcctcctcctcctgctgccaGCAGTCTAGCTGCCAGTCTGACTGCTGCagctcctccccctgccagccgtCCTGCTGCGTGCCCGTCTGCTGCAAGCCCGTCTGCTGCTACAGACCCTCCTCCTGCGTGTCCCTGCTCTGCCGCCCCGTGTGCAGGCCCGCCTGCTGTGTGCCCGTCTCCTCCTGCTGTGCCTCCTCCTGCCAGCCCAGCTGCTGCCGCCCGGCCTCCTGCGTGTCCCTGCTCTGCCGCCCCACCTGCTCCCGCCCGGCCTGCTGTGGTGTCTCCTTGGGCCAGAGGTCCTGCTGCTGA
- the LOC143408937 gene encoding uncharacterized protein LOC143408937 isoform X1: MATSTMSVCSSSCPESSWQVDDCPESCCEPPCCAPSCCQPSCCAPAPCLSLLCTPVSCVSRPCCQSVCTSSCTPSCCQQSSCQSDCCSCSPCQPSCCVSLCCKPVCCKPVCCKPPSCCSSSPCQPSCCVSLCCKPVCCKPVCCVPVCSGASSSCCQQSSCQSDCCSSSRCQPSCCVPVCCKSVCCYRPSSCVSLLCRPVCRPACCVPVSSCCASSCQPSCCRPASCMSLLCRPACSRPACCGVSLGQRSCC, encoded by the exons ATGGCCACCTCCACCATGTCCGTCTGCTCCAGCTCTTGCCCAGAGTCCTCCTGGCAGGTGGACGACTGTCCAGAGAGCTGCTGCGAGCCCCCCTGCTGCGCCCCCAGCTGCTGCCAGCCCAGCTGCTGTGCCCCAGCCCCCTGTCTGTCCCTCCTCTGCACCCCAGTGAGCTGTGTGTCCAGACCCTGCTGCCAATCAGTCTGCACCAGCTCCTGCACCCCCTCCTGCTGCCAGCAGTCTAGCTGCCAGTCTGATTGCTGCAGCTGCTCCCCCTGCCAGCCGTCCTGCTGTGTGTCCCTCTGCTGCAAGCCCGTCTGCTGCAAGCCTGTGTGCTGCAAGCCT CCCTCTTGCTGCtcatcctccccctgccagccatCCTGCTGTGTGTCCCTCTGCTGCAAGCCCGTCTGCTGCAAGCCCGTGTGCTGTGTGCCCGTCTGCTCTGGagcctcctcctcctgctgccaGCAGTCTAGCTGCCAGTCTGACTGCTGCAGCTCCTCCCGCTGCCAGCCATCCTGCTGCGTGCCCGTCTGCTGCAAGTCCGTCTGCTGCTACAGACCCTCCTCCTGCGTGTCCCTGCTCTGCCGCCCCGTGTGCAGGCCCGCCTGCTGCGTGCCCGTCTCCTCCTGCTGTGCCTCCTCCTGCCAGCCCAGCTGCTGCCGCCCGGCCTCCTGCATGTCCCTGCTCTGCCGCCCCGCCTGCTCCCGCCCGGCCTGCTGTGGTGTCTCCTTGGGCCAGAGGTCCTGCTGCTGA
- the LOC143408352 gene encoding uncharacterized protein LOC143408352 — MSLCSSDLSYGSRVCQPGSCDSCPDSSWQVDDCPESCCEPRCCAPSCCQPSCCAPAPCLTLLCTPVSCVSRPCCQSVCTSSCTPSCCQQSSCQSDCSSCSPCQPSCCVSLCCKPVCCKPVCCVPICSETSSSCCQQSSCEPSCCSSSPCQQSCCEPSCCSSSPCQQSCCVSLCCKPVCCKPVCCVPVCSGASSSCCQQSSCQSDCCSSSPCQPSCCVPVCCKPVCCYRPSSCVSLLCRPVCRPACCVPVSSCCASSCQPSCCRPASCVSLLCRPACSRPACCGVSLGQKSCC; from the coding sequence ATGTCCCTCTGCTCCAGCGACCTGAGCTATGGCAGCCGCGTCTGCCAGCCCGGCTCCTGCGATTCCTGCCCCGACTCCTCCTGGCAGGTGGACGACTGCCCAGAGAGCTGCTGCGAGCCCCGCTGCTGCGCCCCCAGCTGCTGCCAGCCCAGCTGCTGCGCCCCAGCCCCCTGCCTGACCCTCCTCTGCACCCCAGTGAGCTGTGTGTCCAGACCCTGCTGCCAATCAGTCTGCACCAGCTCCTGCACCCCCTCCTGCTGCCAGCAGTCTAGCTGCCAGTCTGACTGCTCCAGCTGCTCCCCCTGCCAGCCGTCCTGCTGTGTGTCCCTCTGCTGCAAGCCTGTGTGCTGCAAGCCTGTGTGCTGTGTGCCCATCTGCTCTGAGACTTCCTCCTCCTGCTGCCAGCAGTCTAGCTGTGAGCCCTCTTGCTGCTCCTCTTCCCCCTGCCAGCAGTCCTGCTGTGAGCCCTCTTGCTGCtcatcctccccctgccagcagtCCTGCTGTGTGTCCCTCTGCTGCAAGCCTGTCTGCTGCAAGCCTGTGTGCTGTGTGCCCGTCTGCTCTGGagcctcctcctcctgctgccaGCAGTCTAGCTGCCAGTCTGACTGCTGCagctcctccccctgccagccgtCCTGCTGCGTGCCCGTCTGCTGCAAGCCTGTCTGCTGCTACAGACCCTCCTCCTGCGTGTCCCTGCTCTGCCGCCCCGTGTGCAGGCCCGCCTGCTGTGTGCCCGTCTCCTCCTGCTGTGCCTCCTCCTGCCAGCCCAGCTGCTGCCGCCCGGCCTCCTGCGTGTCCCTGCTCTGCCGCCCCGCCTGCTCCCGCCCAGCCTGCTGTGGTGTCTCCTTGGGCCAGAAGTCCTGCTGCTGA
- the LOC143408322 gene encoding uncharacterized protein LOC143408322 — protein sequence MSLCSSDLSYGSRVCQPGSCDSCPDSSWQVDDCPESCCEPPCCAPSCCQPSCCAPAPCLTLLCTPVNCVSRPCCQSVCTSSCTPSCCQQSSCQSDCCSCSPCQPSCCVSLCCKPLCCKPVCCKPVCCVPICSEASSSCCQQSSCEPSCCSSSPCQQSCCEPSCCSSSPCQQSCCVSLCCKPVCCKPVCCVPVCSGASSSCCQQSSCQSDCCSSSRCQPSCCVPVCCKPVFCYRPSSCVSLLCRPVCRPACCVPVSSCCASSCQPSCCRPASCVSLLCRPTCSRPACCGVSLGQRSCC from the coding sequence ATGTCCCTCTGCTCCAGTGACCTGAGCTATGGCAGCCGCGTCTGCCAGCCCGGCTCCTGCGATTCCTGCCCCGACTCCTCCTGGCAGGTGGACGACTGCCCAGAGAGCTGCTGCGAGCCCCCCTGCTGCGCCCCCAGCTGCTGCCAGCCCAGCTGCTGCGCCCCAGCCCCCTGCCTGACCCTCCTCTGCACCCCAGTGAACTGTGTGTCCAGACCCTGCTGCCAATCAGTCTGCACCAGCTCCTGCACCCCCTCCTGCTGCCAGCAGTCTAGCTGCCAGTCTGATTGCTGCAGCTGCTCCCCCTGCCAGCCGTCCTGCTGTGTGTCCCTCTGCTGCAAGCCCCTGTGCTGCAAGCCCGTCTGCTGCAAGCCTGTGTGCTGTGTGCCCATCTGCTCTGAGGCTTCTTCCTCCTGCTGCCAGCAGTCTAGCTGTGAGCCCTCTTGCTGCTCCTCTTCCCCCTGCCAGCAGTCCTGCTGTGAGCCCTCTTGCTGCtcatcctccccctgccagcagtCCTGCTGTGTGTCCCTCTGCTGCAAGCCTGTGTGCTGCAAGCCCGTGTGCTGTGTGCCCGTCTGCTCTGGagcctcctcctcctgctgccaGCAGTCTAGCTGCCAGTCTGACTGCTGCAGCTCCTCCCGCTGCCAGCCGTCCTGCTGCGTGCCCGTCTGCTGCAAGCCCGTCTTCTGCTACAGACCCTCCTCCTGCGTGTCCCTGCTCTGCCGCCCCGTGTGCAGGCCCGCCTGCTGTGTGCCCGTCTCCTCCTGCTGTGCCTCCTCCTGCCAGCCCAGCTGCTGCCGCCCGGCCTCCTGCGTGTCCCTGCTCTGCCGCCCCACCTGCTCCCGCCCGGCCTGCTGTGGTGTCTCCTTGGGCCAGAGGTCCTGCTGCTGA
- the LOC143408937 gene encoding uncharacterized protein LOC143408937 isoform X2: MATSTMSVCSSSCPESSWQVDDCPESCCEPPCCAPSCCQPSCCAPAPCLSLLCTPVSCVSRPCCQSVCTSSCTPSCCQQSSCQSDCCSCSPCQPSCCVSLCCKPVCCKPPSCCSSSPCQPSCCVSLCCKPVCCKPVCCVPVCSGASSSCCQQSSCQSDCCSSSRCQPSCCVPVCCKSVCCYRPSSCVSLLCRPVCRPACCVPVSSCCASSCQPSCCRPASCMSLLCRPACSRPACCGVSLGQRSCC; encoded by the exons ATGGCCACCTCCACCATGTCCGTCTGCTCCAGCTCTTGCCCAGAGTCCTCCTGGCAGGTGGACGACTGTCCAGAGAGCTGCTGCGAGCCCCCCTGCTGCGCCCCCAGCTGCTGCCAGCCCAGCTGCTGTGCCCCAGCCCCCTGTCTGTCCCTCCTCTGCACCCCAGTGAGCTGTGTGTCCAGACCCTGCTGCCAATCAGTCTGCACCAGCTCCTGCACCCCCTCCTGCTGCCAGCAGTCTAGCTGCCAGTCTGATTGCTGCAGCTGCTCCCCCTGCCAGCCGTCCTGCTGTGTGTCCCTCTGCTGCAAGCCCGTCTGCTGCAAGCCT CCCTCTTGCTGCtcatcctccccctgccagccatCCTGCTGTGTGTCCCTCTGCTGCAAGCCCGTCTGCTGCAAGCCCGTGTGCTGTGTGCCCGTCTGCTCTGGagcctcctcctcctgctgccaGCAGTCTAGCTGCCAGTCTGACTGCTGCAGCTCCTCCCGCTGCCAGCCATCCTGCTGCGTGCCCGTCTGCTGCAAGTCCGTCTGCTGCTACAGACCCTCCTCCTGCGTGTCCCTGCTCTGCCGCCCCGTGTGCAGGCCCGCCTGCTGCGTGCCCGTCTCCTCCTGCTGTGCCTCCTCCTGCCAGCCCAGCTGCTGCCGCCCGGCCTCCTGCATGTCCCTGCTCTGCCGCCCCGCCTGCTCCCGCCCGGCCTGCTGTGGTGTCTCCTTGGGCCAGAGGTCCTGCTGCTGA